In Myripristis murdjan chromosome 2, fMyrMur1.1, whole genome shotgun sequence, a genomic segment contains:
- the rpgrb gene encoding retinitis pigmentosa GTPase regulator b, which yields MAGEAEDEIPETGAVFTFGKSKFADNVPSKFWLKNDVPMKIACGDEHTALITENGKLFMFGSNNWGQLGLGSKSSVNKPTCVKALKSEKVRLAACGRNHTIIYTAQGNVYTTGGNSEGQLGLGDCEERTAFQLVSFFTSNRPIRMLAAGSNTSAALTESGKLFMWGDNAEGQIGLGKESHASRPREVSVGRPVAWVSCGYYHSAFVTVDGGLYTFGERDSGKLGLGTDQLARHRVPQLVKSIKDRVTQVACGGGHTVALTEDEVYTFGLGQFGQLGHGTFIFEARLPRVIDHFKKGRVCHVACGENHTAVITDGGLLYTFGDGRHGKLGLGDENFTNQFKPTLCPRFLKYNVQAATCGGCHMVVLARPREPDCDDVTLEEDDVTEDYLEKSYGELLGDTTDSSALQRSLSARVRRRERERSPDQFGAMFRTLPARTPGYLNPPLPISSQTIPPRLPPRELAHRKVHNGTHQHRSAGSIRKEQARGETDSTVESLTDTDSVKGLGETTDFLNMTHMMKMDPSDKTLMLSPVQKRKDKHGKVIKKENEKENQKKEKKLQEQGSLSRPVSPRDPYRKREDLTPRRAPPTELLKSHSTRSLKTQSPHHPKKAAGKENLILAMEELGPTAAKGRSTKNKSPSLGDISKETSKPQPKPKKGKSQLVEVGRTGQEKRKDPKMEEKKSSTQGKRLEVKKTPQGVGSKSAGVKVQQEQSELKPVKLKSKPIVVQSQHAGVSDALESSSGSPRSLSEGSVKSKKPSQPKQSIVSSKDTKKSKDEINKKVAQSKKPVQSKLSALSDDDPTPRGTPRGTPRGTPKRDLLTAAASLAAGSTLIREVASRSQMRSPSPTPSDRSSPESRRSVSKARLIKSRSSWSEMSESESHSKSSKRTTVSINIIPAPDSPEQSSDVGAASWDEKGTNWDESGEEGKDQTESSNEDSMAANEEEEEEEDESESATQSSKKVTETEDDDDSSTLQAEEEEEEEEESDEGKLDISEGEESESEVTGKDESEEEGEEEEEESGTVGSGEESGEEQESKASGSEEEEEEEEEGEEASGSEMESKGRDTETAEEEEEEEEEEGESESVEASEKDESDVESGTVEAEEEEEEEEEGEAEEESGEESESENEEEGEEEAEEEGAGEEEEESEDEDLKNEEEEEEAEEGEEEEEEESEKEEEGNEDEAENDEDEEEESGEEEEGEEEEEEEEEEEEEKELDKKRRRAAEVKRQSAKSETKRKPRSGKGQAAEEAEEFWDDVLPQYLNLK from the exons ATGGCAGGGGAGGCAGAGGACGAGATACCAG AAACAGGTGCAGTTTTCACATTTGGAAAAAGCAAATTCGCAGACAATGTCCCCAGTAAATTTTGGCTTAAAAATGACGTGCCCATGAAAATTGCCTGTGGGGACGAGCACACAGCATTAATAACAG aaaatggaaaactcTTCATGTTCGGGAGTAACAACTGGGGCCAGCTCGGCCTGGGATCCAAGTCGAGCGTTAACAAGCCCACCTGCGTGAAAG CTCTCAAGTCAGAGAAAGTGCGGCTTGCGGCCTGTGGAAGAAATCACACTATAATCTATACAG ctCAGGGAAACGTCTACACCACAGGTGGGAACAGCGAGGGTCAGCTGGGCCTCGGCGACTGCGAGGAGAGAACGGCCTTCCAATTGGTCAGTTTCTTCACTTCAAACAGGCCAATCAGGATGCTCGCTGCTGGTTCAAACACGTCTGCTGCTCTCACCG AGAGCGGGAAGCTGTTCATGTGGGGCGACAACGCGGAGGGCCAGATCGGCCTGGGGAAAGAGAGCCACGCCAGCCGCCCCCGGGAGGTCAGCGTGGGCCGTCCCGTCGCCTGGGTGTCCTGTGGCTACTACCACTCTGCTTTTGtcacag TTGACGGAGGTCTGTACACATTCGGGGAGCGCGACAGCGGTAAACTGGGCCTGGGCACCGACCAGCTGGCCAGGCACCGCGTACCGCAGCTGGTGAAGAGCATCAAAGATCGGGTGACACAGGTGGCATGTGGCGGCGGGCACACTGTGGCCCTGACAG AGGATGAGGTGTACACGTTTGGCCTGGGTCAGTTTGGCCAGCTGGGCCACGGGACGTTCATCTTCGAGGCCCGGCTGCCCCGAGTGATCGACCACTTCAAGAAAGGGCGAGTCTGCCACGTGGCCTGCGGAGAGAACCACACGGCAGTGatcacag ACGGTGGTTTACTTTACACGTTTGGAGACGGGCGGCATGGGAAACTGGGCCTGGGAGATGAAAACTTCACCAATCAGTTTAAGCCAACTCTTTGTCCACGCTTCCTCAAGTACAACGTCCAGGCG GCAACATGTGGAGGCTGTCACATGGTGGTGTTGGCGCGGCCGAGAGAACCGGACTGCGACGACGTGACGCTGGAGGAAGACGATGTGACAGAGGATTACCTGGAGAAGTCGTACGGGGAGCTGCTAGGGGACACCACGGACTCATCGGCCCTGCAGCGGAGCCTCTCGGCCAGGGTtcgcaggagagagagg GAGCGATCTCCGGACCAGTTCGGTGCCATGTTCCGCACCCTTCCTGCCAGGACGCCGGGCTACCTCAACCCCCCGCTGCCCATCTCCAGTCAGACCATCCCGCCCAGACTGCCTCCACGAGAGCTGGCACACAGAAAGGTGCACAACGGCACTCACCAACACAGGAGCGCAGGGTCAATCCGCAAGG AGCAAGCACGGGGTGAGACAGACAGCACTGTGGAGAGcctgactgacactgacagtgtTAAGGGCCTGGGAGAAACTACAGACTTCCTCAACATG ACACATATGATGAAAATGGACCCCAGTGATAAGACACTCATGCTGTCTCCAGTTCAGAAG AGGAAGGATAAGCATGGTAAGGTCATTAAAaaggagaatgagaaagagaaccaaaaaaaggagaaaaaactcCAAGAGCAGGGCAGTCTCTCCAGGCCGGTTTCTCCAAGAGATCCCTATCGTAAGAGGGAGGATCTCACCCCACGCCGGGCGCCGCCCACCGAGCTTTTGAAGAGCCACAGCACTCGTTCTCTTAAGACACAAAGCCCACACCACCCAAAGAAAGCGGCTGGCAAGGAGAATCTCATCTTGGCCATGGAGGAACTCGGTCCCACTGCTGCAAAGGGTAGATCTACAAAAAATAAGTCTCCAAGCTTAGGGGACATTAGCAAAGAGACATCCAAACCACAGCCCAAGCCAAAGAAAGGGAAAAGCCAGTTGGTAGAGGTTGGCAGGACGGGGCAAGAAAAACGAAAGGACCCTaaaatggaggagaaaaagagctCCACCCAAGGTAAACGTTTAGAGGTCAAAAAGACTCCTCAGGGTGTCGGCTCTAAATCGGCAGGGGTGAAAGTTCAGCAAGAGCAGTCTGAGTTGAAGCCCGTTAAGCTGAAAAGCAAACCTATAGTCGTGCAAAGTCAACATGCAGGGGTTAGCGATGCTCTGGAGAGTAGCTCCGGAAGTCCTCGATCACTTTCCGAGGGCAGTGTGAAGTCTAAAAAACCCTCCCAGCCCAAACAAAGTATAGTTTCATCTAAAGACACCAAAAAATCAAAGGACGAGATAAACAAAAAAGTAGCTCAGTCCAAGAAACCTGTTCAGTCCAAACTTTCAGCACTATCAGACGATGACCCAACACCGAGAGGAACACCCAGAGGAACACCGAGAGGAACACCGAAACGTGACCTGCTCACCGCTGCGGCCTCTCTTGCAGCCGGCTCAACATTGATCAGGGAGGTAGCGTCCCGAAGCCAGATGAGATCGCCGTCACCCACACCGTCTGATAGATCAAGTCCGGAGAGCCGCCGGAGTGTCTCGAAAGCCCGCTTGATAAAATCCCGCTCCTCATGGAGTGAGATGTCCGAATCGGAATCCCACTCCAAATCAAGCAAGAGGACAACAGTCAGCATCAACATCATTCCTGCACCGGACAGTCCCGAACAGAGCTCCGATGTTGGGGCGGCAAGCTGGGACGAGAAGGGGACGAATTGGGACGAAAGTGGCGAGGAAGGCAAGGATCAAACTGAGAGCAGCAATGAAGACTCAATGGCAGccaatgaggaagaggaagaggaggaggatgaaagtGAGTCAGCCACCCAAAGTAGCAAGAAGGTTACAGAAACAGAGGACGATGACGATAGCAGCACCCTGCAAgcggaagaggaagaggaggaggaggaagagagcgaTGAAGGCAAATTAGATAttagtgagggagaggagagtgaaTCAGAGGTTACAGGAAAAGatgagagtgaggaagagggggaggaagaggaggaagaaagtggAACAGTGGGAAGCGGGGAAGAGAGTGGGGAGGAGCAAGAGAGCAAAGCAAGTggctcagaggaggaggaggaggaagaggaagaaggggaggaggCGTCAGGTAGTGAGATGGAAAGTAAAGGAAGGGATACTGAGACTgcggaagaggaggaagaggaggaggaagaggaaggtgaAAGTGAATCTGTAGAGGCTTCGGAGAAAGATGAGAGTGATGTGGAGAGTGGAACTgtagaggcagaggaagaggaggaggaggaagaggagggagaggcagaggaggagagcggtgAGGAATCAGAGAGTGAAAACGAGGAGGAAGGTGaagaagaggcagaagaggagggggccggggaggaagaggaggagagtgaagaTGAAGATCTGaagaatgaagaggaggaagaagaggcggaagagggtgaggaggaggaggaagaagaaagtgaaaaagaggaggagggaaatgaGGACGAGGCTGAAAATgatgaggacgaggaggaggagagtggcgaggaagaagaaggagaagaagaggaggaggaagaggaggaggaggaagaagaaaaggagcttgacaaaaagagaaggagggcTGCTGAGGTCAAAAGGCAAAGTGCTAAATCTGAGACAAAAAGGAAGCCGAGGTCAGGTAAAGGCCAGGCggcagaggaagcagaggaatTCTGGGATGACGTTTTACCCCAGTACCTCAATCTTAAATAA
- the LOC115375577 gene encoding dynein light chain Tctex-type 3-like has product MEEYHHGSEGSFNPEEADNIVKECIDNIIGGVDYSQSLVNKWTASIVELSLTQLVKQGKPYKYIVSCAVMQKSGAGLHTANSCYWDTAVDGSCTVRWENRTMYCVVSVFAVAIA; this is encoded by the exons ATGGAGGAGTATCATCACGGCAGCGAG GGCTCATTTAACCCCGAGGAGGCAGATAACATTGTCAAAGAG TGTATCGATAATATCATAGGTGGCGTGGACTACAGCCAGAGTTTGGTGAACAAATGGACGGCTAGTATCGTGGAGCTTTCCCTCACACAGCTGGTCAAACAGGGGAAGCCATACAAGTATATTg TGTCCTGTGCTGTGATGCAGAAGAGCGGCGCCGGGCTCCACACAGCCAACTCCTGCTACTGGGACACGGCCGTGGACG GAAGCTGCACCGTGAGATGGGAAAACCGCACCATGTACTGTGTGGttagtgtgtttgctgtggccATAgcatag